One window of Papaver somniferum cultivar HN1 chromosome 9, ASM357369v1, whole genome shotgun sequence genomic DNA carries:
- the LOC113314051 gene encoding histone H2A.1-like, producing MEGTASADVVSKGGRKGGDRKKAVTKSAKAGLQFPVGRITRFLKKGRYSQRVGSGAPFYMAAVLEYLAAEVLELSGNAARDNKKSRIIPRHLCLAIRNDEELGKLLAGFTIASGGVLPNINSVLLPKKSRKAEADKPSTQKFPGKSVASKSPKK from the exons ATGGAAGGAACTGCAAGTGCAGATGTTGTTAgcaagggaggaagaaaaggcgGTGATAGAAAGAAAGCAGTAACAAAATCTGCTAAAGCCGGATTACAATTCCCAGTTGGAAGAATCACTCGCTTCTTGAAGAAAGGTCGATATTCTCAGCGTGTTGGTTCTGGTGCTCCCTTTTACATGGCTGCTGTTCTTGAGTATCTCGCTGCTGAG GTATTGGAATTATCCGGAAATGCTGCAAGAGACAACAAGAAATCGAGAATCATCCCAAGACATTTATGTTTAGCAATAAGGAATGACGAAGAATTGGGGAAATTACTTGCTGGCTTTACAATTGCTAGTGGTGGTGTTCTTCCTAACATCAACTCTGTTTTGTTACCAAAGAAGAGCAGAAAGGCTGAGGCAGACAAACCCTCTACTCAAAAATTTCCAGGAAAATCTGTTGCTTCTAAATCTCCTAAAAAGTAA
- the LOC113308452 gene encoding WD repeat-containing protein 43-like → MALNTGLRSRMKRLTSSESLLSISGHDDVKGPTIEEKLASINFTNDDKSNNTEDEEPSTITKVPSADSVHVLLKQALHADDRVLLLDCLYTQDEKVIANSISLLHLTDALKLLDALLVLTQSRGAVLACALPWLNSLLLQHSSSITSKESSLRSLNSLYQLIESRVSTFRPAPQLSSCMDYLFTEILEDAEDEKIKITPIIYEDFDDSELDEPEVDAMDSDQDIEDQHEEVSVASDYSESGSMSDD, encoded by the exons ATGGCTTTGAACACTGGATTGAGATCTCGCATGAAACGGCTcacttcttctgaatcacttctCTCAATATCAG GTCATGACGATGTGAAAGgaccaacaatagaagagaaactTGCGAGTATCAACTTCACGAATGACGATAAAAGCAACAACACTGAAGACGAGGAGCCTTCTACTATCACAAAAGTCCCAAGTGCAGATTCGGTTCACGTGTTGCTCAAGCAAGCATTACATGCTGATGATCGCGTGTTATTGTTGGACTGCTTGTACACGCAAGATGAAAAG GTTATTGCAAATTCGATCTCCTTATTGCATCTAACAGATGCTCTTAAACTTTTGGACGCCTTGTTAGTGCTTACACAGTCAAG GGGAGCAGTGCTAGCTTGTGCTCTTCCTTGGCTAAATAGTTTACTTCTTCAACATTCAAGTAGCATAACATCGAAAGAATCTTCCCTACGGTCGCTCAACTCTCTATAtcag CTTATTGAATCTCGAGTTTCAACATTTCGACCAGCTCCTCAGTTATCAAGTTGTATGGATTACCTTTTCACAGAA ATATTAGAGGACGCTGAAGATGAGAAAATCAAGATTACCCCCATTATTTATGAAGATTTTGATGACAGTGAGTTAGACGAACCTGAAGTTGACGCCATGGACAGCGATCAAGACATTGAAGATCAACATGAGGAAGTTAGTGTGGCTAGTGATTATTCTGAAAGCGGTAGTATGAGCGATGATTAG